The following are encoded together in the Drosophila biarmipes strain raj3 chromosome 3L, RU_DBia_V1.1, whole genome shotgun sequence genome:
- the LOC108034495 gene encoding prisilkin-39 isoform X1 — MFIIIKLFTLMLALTGVWSAALPESQVATAARTTSGDLATAETSAKLLNLFGTGLGSGYPNYGYTYNRPTTGYYPGYNTNYYGSSSSGFYPSTGYGSNTYYPNQGSYGSSGYYPTQGYPYSSSYPTTNILGSQGGGYGGYGGYGGNGGLRQYSGYWQRDYQGQRNRGYGYYDDTDRFGLPLSRDRGYGSGSYRGYN; from the exons atgttcatcatcatcaaGCTATTCACTCTGATG TTGGCCCTTACGGGAGTCTGGAGTGCGGCCCTTCCTGAAAGCCAGGTGGCCACTGCGGCTAGGACGACATCCGGGGACTTGGCCACCGCCGAAACTTCAGCCAAGT TGCTAAATCTTTTTGGAACTGGGCTTGGCTCTGGCTACCCCAACTACGGCTATACCTACAATCGTCCCACCACCGGCTACTATCCCGGCTACAATACGAACTACTATGGCTCTTCCTCGTCGGGCTTCTATCCGAGTACGGGCTATGGTTCCAACACCTACTATCCCAACCAGGGGAGCTATGGATCCTCCGGTTACTACCCAACGCAGGGATATCCCTACTCCAGCAGTTACCCCACCACGAACATTCTGGGATCCCAGGGAGGCGGATACGGAGGCTATGGCGGCTACGGAGGTAATGGAGGTTTGAGGCAATACTCGGGCTATTGGCAGCGGGACTATCAGGGCCAGAGGAACCGGGGCTATGGCTACTACGATGATACGGATCGTTTTGGCCTGCCCCTTTCCAGAGATCGTGGCTATGGCTCCGGCTCGTATCGAGGCTACAACTAA
- the LOC108034495 gene encoding prisilkin-39 isoform X2, producing MFIIIKLFTLMLALTGVWSAALPESQVATAARTTSGDLATAETSAKLLNLFGTGLGSGYPNYGYTYNRPTTGYYPGYNTNYYGSSSSGFYPSTGYGSNTYYPNQGSYGSSGYYPTQGYPYSSSYPTTNILGSQGGGYGGYGGYGGYVRTTFG from the exons atgttcatcatcatcaaGCTATTCACTCTGATG TTGGCCCTTACGGGAGTCTGGAGTGCGGCCCTTCCTGAAAGCCAGGTGGCCACTGCGGCTAGGACGACATCCGGGGACTTGGCCACCGCCGAAACTTCAGCCAAGT TGCTAAATCTTTTTGGAACTGGGCTTGGCTCTGGCTACCCCAACTACGGCTATACCTACAATCGTCCCACCACCGGCTACTATCCCGGCTACAATACGAACTACTATGGCTCTTCCTCGTCGGGCTTCTATCCGAGTACGGGCTATGGTTCCAACACCTACTATCCCAACCAGGGGAGCTATGGATCCTCCGGTTACTACCCAACGCAGGGATATCCCTACTCCAGCAGTTACCCCACCACGAACATTCTGGGATCCCAGGGAGGCGGATACGGAGGCTATGGCGGCTACGGAG GCTATGTGCGCACCACTTTTGGCTAA